The following proteins are co-located in the Solidesulfovibrio fructosivorans JJ] genome:
- a CDS encoding cysteine hydrolase, producing the protein MGNDTLEHCALALVEYQGEWLDADGKLNKLMQDRTLFTDSVEQSERALEAARRAGMHIVHVGLRFSPGYPELGKARSGLRAAIPRAGTFRKGTPGSAFVEPFVPRTGEWVVEGRTGASGFAGSNLESMLRNNGVETIYLMGYASHVCVESTLRDAHDRGYDVVVLTDATAAFNRDQQRHFEEAVVHHFGRGIKTSTFVQWLQTVGH; encoded by the coding sequence ATGGGAAACGACACATTGGAACATTGCGCTCTGGCCCTTGTCGAGTATCAGGGCGAGTGGCTCGATGCGGACGGCAAGCTCAACAAACTGATGCAGGATCGCACGCTGTTTACGGATTCCGTCGAACAGTCCGAACGCGCCCTTGAAGCGGCGCGCCGGGCGGGCATGCACATCGTCCACGTCGGCCTGCGTTTTTCACCCGGCTATCCCGAGCTGGGCAAAGCCCGGTCCGGGTTGCGGGCCGCCATTCCCAGGGCGGGAACGTTTCGGAAGGGAACGCCCGGCAGCGCCTTCGTGGAGCCGTTCGTGCCGCGAACCGGCGAGTGGGTGGTGGAAGGACGCACCGGAGCGAGCGGTTTTGCCGGGTCCAACCTGGAAAGCATGTTGCGCAACAACGGCGTGGAAACGATCTATCTGATGGGCTACGCCAGCCATGTCTGCGTCGAATCGACGCTCCGCGACGCCCATGACCGGGGTTACGACGTCGTTGTGCTGACCGACGCCACGGCGGCCTTCAACCGGGACCAGCAGCGCCACTTCGAAGAAGCCGTCGTGCATCATTTCGGTCGCGGCATAAAAACGTCCACCTTCGTACAATGGCTGCAAACCGTCGGGCATTGA
- a CDS encoding LysR family transcriptional regulator, with the protein MELRDCQCFVAVAEELHFGRAAARLGMAQPPLSQRIRALEEELGAALFARTSRMVALTPAGEAFWREARALLALAGEAATVPRRVAAGLCGRLRLGFVNPAMDAFLSATLAIFRRNAPDVELVLREMGSREQGEALAAGRLDVGFVRQGGPEPPGVEVAVLFREPYLLAVPAGHVLAGKKRIALADLGGEAMILPRRGQASALVAAIETALDAAGGRPVVVQEAASKFTMLSLVAAGIGMALLPASVKVWRRRGVVFRALEPGLPEVSLAAAVPRGRGDAAAARLVDLARACASGAQ; encoded by the coding sequence ATGGAATTGCGGGATTGTCAGTGTTTCGTGGCCGTGGCCGAGGAGCTGCATTTCGGTCGGGCGGCGGCGCGGCTGGGCATGGCGCAGCCGCCGCTGAGTCAGCGGATACGGGCGCTCGAGGAGGAGCTGGGGGCGGCGCTTTTCGCGCGCACCAGCCGCATGGTGGCGCTGACTCCGGCCGGGGAGGCGTTTTGGCGTGAGGCGCGGGCGCTTTTGGCTTTGGCCGGGGAGGCGGCGACGGTGCCCCGGCGGGTGGCGGCCGGGCTTTGCGGACGGCTTCGGCTGGGGTTCGTCAATCCGGCCATGGACGCGTTTTTATCCGCGACTCTGGCCATATTTCGGCGAAATGCCCCGGATGTGGAACTGGTGCTTAGGGAAATGGGCAGCCGGGAGCAGGGCGAGGCCCTGGCCGCCGGGCGGCTGGACGTGGGGTTTGTGCGCCAGGGCGGGCCGGAGCCGCCGGGGGTGGAGGTGGCCGTCCTTTTCCGGGAGCCGTATCTGCTGGCGGTGCCGGCCGGGCATGTCCTGGCCGGGAAGAAGCGGATCGCGCTGGCCGATCTTGGCGGGGAAGCCATGATTTTGCCCAGGCGCGGGCAGGCGTCGGCGCTTGTGGCGGCCATCGAGACGGCGCTCGACGCGGCGGGCGGCAGGCCGGTCGTGGTTCAGGAGGCGGCGTCGAAGTTCACCATGCTGTCGCTGGTCGCGGCCGGGATCGGTATGGCGCTTTTGCCGGCCTCGGTGAAGGTATGGCGGCGGCGCGGCGTGGTTTTCCGGGCGCTCGAGCCGGGGCTGCCGGAGGTGTCGCTGGCGGCGGCCGTGCCCCGGGGGCGGGGGGATGCGGCCGCCGCGCGCCTTGTCGATCTTGCCCGGGCCTGTGCCTCGGGCGCTCAATAA
- a CDS encoding YitT family protein, whose product MPKNIRAVFWNLGLLTFGGLIFSLGVNEFAVGKGLMSGGISGLALLLYYLTGVLGPGPLYFLLNMPLLLLGWHSLSRRFFLYTCFGMGIVSLFMQILPERVLIADPLLAAIFGGAVLGAGSGIMLRSLGSAGGTDILAIWLNQKYNLRIGQFNFFFNLAVFAAGFAFYEPTLVLYSIILSYTTSQVMEYFLSLFNQRKMVFIISDQTETITRDITQRLRCGATFLHGTGAYTGRDKRVILTITNNVQMKRLEELVFKHDPHAFFVVENTFNVLGGGFAQRKIY is encoded by the coding sequence ATGCCCAAAAACATCCGCGCCGTATTCTGGAACCTCGGCCTGCTCACTTTCGGGGGCCTGATCTTCAGCCTTGGCGTCAACGAATTCGCCGTGGGCAAAGGACTTATGTCCGGCGGCATCTCCGGTTTGGCCCTGCTCCTTTACTACCTGACCGGCGTCTTGGGTCCGGGTCCGCTCTACTTCCTGCTCAACATGCCGCTGCTACTGCTCGGCTGGCACAGCCTGTCGCGCCGCTTCTTCCTGTACACCTGTTTCGGCATGGGCATCGTCAGCCTCTTCATGCAGATCCTGCCCGAACGCGTTCTCATCGCCGACCCGCTTTTGGCCGCCATTTTCGGCGGCGCGGTCCTCGGCGCGGGCTCGGGCATCATGCTGCGCTCGCTGGGCTCCGCCGGCGGCACGGACATCCTGGCCATCTGGCTCAACCAGAAATACAATCTGCGCATCGGCCAGTTCAATTTCTTTTTCAATCTGGCCGTGTTCGCCGCCGGCTTCGCCTTCTACGAACCGACCCTGGTGCTTTATTCCATCATCCTCTCCTACACCACTTCCCAGGTCATGGAATATTTCCTGTCCCTTTTCAACCAACGCAAGATGGTGTTCATCATCTCCGACCAGACCGAGACCATCACCCGCGACATCACGCAGCGCCTTCGCTGCGGGGCGACCTTTTTGCACGGCACCGGCGCCTATACCGGCCGGGACAAGCGGGTGATCCTCACCATCACCAACAACGTGCAGATGAAACGCCTGGAGGAACTCGTCTTCAAACACGACCCCCACGCCTTCTTTGTGGTGGAAAATACCTTCAACGTCCTCGGCGGCGGCTTCGCCCAACGCAAGATTTATTGA
- a CDS encoding carboxymuconolactone decarboxylase family protein, whose product MIRSPVTGIRAALALLLTLTTTTLCGGAPMENERYARGWKALVALAPQKAQAVQDGLADIAPDMARFVVEFGYGDVFTRPGLDPASRQTATIAALAALGNAAPQLRFHIEAGLAIGLTPQAVVDIIYVTTVFAGFPAGLNALAAAREVFAAQGVAPTPPTAPENPDRRERGLAALAVTSQSAGQRVVDSLADIAPDMAGFILDFSYGDVISRAVLTPAQKEIAMIAAATARGTMAPQLKVHIKAARSVGVSREQITEVLIQMAVYAGFPAALNGLAVAREAFAEEEE is encoded by the coding sequence ATGATCCGATCACCCGTAACCGGCATCCGGGCCGCCCTGGCCCTTTTGCTCACCCTCACAACCACAACCCTTTGCGGAGGCGCGCCCATGGAAAACGAACGCTACGCACGCGGCTGGAAGGCGCTTGTCGCCCTGGCCCCCCAAAAAGCCCAGGCCGTCCAGGACGGACTGGCCGACATCGCCCCGGACATGGCCCGGTTCGTCGTGGAATTCGGCTACGGCGACGTCTTCACCCGGCCCGGGCTCGATCCGGCCTCGCGCCAGACCGCCACCATCGCCGCCCTGGCCGCCCTCGGCAACGCCGCGCCCCAGCTGCGCTTCCACATCGAAGCCGGCCTGGCCATCGGGCTAACCCCCCAAGCCGTCGTGGACATCATCTATGTCACCACCGTCTTCGCCGGCTTCCCCGCCGGGCTCAACGCCCTGGCCGCCGCCCGCGAGGTCTTCGCCGCCCAAGGCGTCGCCCCCACGCCCCCGACCGCGCCCGAAAACCCCGACCGGCGCGAACGCGGCCTCGCCGCCCTGGCCGTCACCAGCCAGTCCGCCGGACAACGCGTCGTCGATTCCCTGGCCGATATCGCGCCCGACATGGCCGGCTTCATCCTCGACTTCTCCTACGGCGACGTCATCTCCCGCGCCGTCCTCACCCCGGCCCAAAAAGAAATCGCCATGATCGCCGCCGCCACCGCCAGGGGCACCATGGCCCCGCAACTCAAAGTGCATATCAAGGCCGCCCGCAGCGTCGGCGTCAGCCGTGAACAAATCACCGAGGTCCTCATCCAGATGGCCGTCTACGCCGGCTTCCCCGCCGCCCTCAACGGCCTGGCCGTAGCCAGGGAGGCGTTCGCGGAGGAGGAAGAATGA
- a CDS encoding DUF1786 domain-containing protein yields the protein MAERTLCLDIGSGTQDVYYHLPDLEPENCPKFVLPSPARRVAARLAALTAAAKPVYLCGRNMGGGFFKAFRAHRKAGLPLAAHPDAVWALTDDPKRLEDTMGVTITEHRPDGYVPLPLSDYDPGFWSCFLSAAGLPEPELVMACAQDHGLHPGKSSREGRFKLWERFLREADGHPEALVYETPPPELTRLATLQTAIGGGPVADTAAAAVLGMLTDPAVKALSAETGVMLVNVGNSHTVAALVHRQRIYGVYEHHTGMLPADDVWSDLERFRRGDLTNAEVFDKGGHGSLTLAFPETAGIFPHTCVIGPKRALLKGFDVTFPSPGADMMLTACFGLVDWLRRRR from the coding sequence ATGGCCGAACGCACGCTGTGCCTGGATATCGGTTCCGGTACCCAGGACGTCTACTACCACCTGCCCGATCTGGAACCGGAAAATTGCCCCAAATTCGTGCTGCCTTCGCCGGCCCGCCGCGTCGCGGCAAGACTTGCCGCGTTGACCGCCGCCGCCAAGCCCGTCTACTTGTGCGGCCGGAATATGGGTGGCGGCTTCTTCAAGGCGTTTCGCGCCCATAGAAAGGCCGGCCTGCCTCTCGCCGCCCACCCGGACGCCGTCTGGGCCCTGACCGACGATCCCAAACGCCTCGAAGACACCATGGGCGTTACCATTACCGAACACCGCCCCGACGGCTACGTGCCCCTGCCGCTGTCCGATTACGACCCCGGTTTCTGGTCCTGTTTCCTGTCCGCCGCCGGACTGCCCGAACCGGAACTTGTCATGGCCTGTGCCCAGGACCACGGCCTGCACCCCGGCAAAAGCAGCCGCGAAGGCCGCTTCAAACTCTGGGAACGCTTTCTGCGCGAGGCCGACGGACACCCCGAAGCCCTGGTCTACGAAACGCCGCCCCCGGAACTCACCCGCTTGGCCACCCTCCAGACCGCCATCGGCGGCGGGCCCGTGGCCGATACCGCCGCCGCCGCCGTGCTCGGCATGCTCACCGACCCGGCCGTCAAAGCCCTCTCCGCCGAGACCGGCGTCATGCTCGTCAACGTCGGCAACAGCCATACCGTCGCCGCCCTGGTCCATCGCCAGCGCATCTACGGCGTCTACGAACACCACACCGGCATGCTGCCCGCCGACGACGTCTGGAGCGACCTCGAACGCTTCCGGCGCGGCGACCTCACCAACGCCGAAGTCTTCGACAAAGGCGGCCACGGCAGCCTCACCCTGGCCTTCCCCGAAACCGCCGGCATCTTCCCCCATACCTGCGTCATCGGCCCCAAACGCGCGCTGCTCAAAGGCTTTGATGTCACCTTTCCCAGCCCCGGCGCCGACATGATGCTCACCGCCTGCTTCGGCTTGGTGGACTGGCTGCGCCGTCGTCGGTAA